One region of Eupeodes corollae chromosome 1, idEupCoro1.1, whole genome shotgun sequence genomic DNA includes:
- the LOC129953715 gene encoding uncharacterized protein LOC129953715: MLLKIGDGCLDVDAEGYISLSREFCNLVRSDVDLIANVFPELQQNLCSDQWLCVRAILAPRNEIVNRISTDILNEVQGEMKEYLSMDTIMDTELSTSYPVEFLNSLELSDVPSHKLQLKLNVAVMLMRNLDAPRLCNGTKLLITK, translated from the coding sequence atgttgttgaaaattggtgATGGTTGCTTAGACGTTGACGCTGAAGGCTACATATCACTGTcaagagaattttgtaatttagttCGAAGTGATGTGGATCTCATTGCTAATGTTTTTCCGGAACtgcaacaaaatttgtgtagtgATCAGTGGTTGTGTGTAAGAGCAATATTAGCACCAagaaatgaaattgtaaatagGATTAGCACTGACATTTTAAACGAGGTTCAAGGAGAAATGAAGGAATATTTGTCAATGGATACAATTATGGATACGGAACTAAGTACTTCATATCCtgtggagtttttaaattcacttgaacTATCGGATGTACCGTCAcataaacttcaattgaaactaAATGTAGCAGTAATGCTTATGCGAAATCTAGATGCTCCTCGGCTATGTAATGGAACAAAGCttcttataacaaaataa